The following coding sequences lie in one Enterococcus sp. 9E7_DIV0242 genomic window:
- a CDS encoding TetR-like C-terminal domain-containing protein, which produces MAFYRNYEILEDVITDYLTTFFAKYEEKIAVIGLNNTYDVILMFFSSFKTEKTLMMNLIKSNLTFLLLDKSNLFLEDICEKFVCEKFYSPEKEKYTIKFLCGGFFNILVEWVLNDFKERETYMAELFCEYCK; this is translated from the coding sequence ATGGCATTTTATAGAAATTATGAGATTTTGGAAGATGTCATAACGGACTACTTAACTACATTTTTCGCCAAATATGAAGAAAAAATAGCTGTTATTGGCTTGAACAATACCTACGATGTCATTTTGATGTTCTTTTCAAGTTTTAAAACTGAAAAAACACTTATGATGAATTTAATAAAATCAAATTTAACTTTTTTACTTCTTGATAAAAGCAATTTATTTTTAGAAGATATATGTGAGAAATTCGTATGTGAGAAATTTTATTCTCCTGAAAAAGAAAAATATACGATTAAGTTTTTGTGTGGGGGGTTCTTTAATATATTAGTTGAATGGGTTTTGAATGATTTTAAAGAGAGAGAAACATACATGGCGGAGTTGTTCTGCGAATATTGTAAATGA
- a CDS encoding oxidoreductase produces the protein MNEKRNDKKRWTEKEIGSQVGKNIVVTGTGGLGYEAAISLAGAGATVIIAGRNVDKGKSAVQSIKNKYPHAKIDFQRIDLADLSSIENFGKVLASKIKKLDILINNAGVMATPDRRVTKDNFELQLGTNYLGHFALTAHLLPLLRKAQNARVVTVSSMAHRSGKIHFDDLQLEHHYNPDVAYSQSKLACLLFAFELHKRSIASNWGITSIGVHPGGVATELIENGPGKTFYTRLIYHTLQMPSQGVRASLLAATSPEVRSGAFYGPTKLMEIYGYPKLVKPAKQALDANVSAKLWELSCQLVHVDLKEKYTSGKRK, from the coding sequence ATGAATGAAAAAAGAAATGATAAAAAAAGATGGACAGAAAAAGAAATCGGTTCCCAAGTTGGTAAAAATATTGTTGTTACAGGTACTGGGGGATTGGGCTACGAAGCAGCAATATCGCTAGCAGGTGCAGGGGCCACTGTTATTATAGCAGGTCGTAATGTCGACAAAGGGAAGAGCGCCGTTCAAAGTATTAAAAACAAATACCCACATGCAAAAATTGATTTTCAAAGAATCGACCTTGCTGATTTATCTTCAATAGAAAATTTTGGCAAAGTACTTGCCTCAAAAATTAAAAAATTAGATATTCTTATAAATAATGCTGGCGTTATGGCAACACCCGATAGAAGAGTTACGAAAGATAATTTTGAACTACAGCTTGGAACTAATTATTTAGGACATTTTGCATTAACAGCACACCTTCTTCCACTTCTTCGTAAAGCCCAAAATGCTCGAGTTGTAACGGTTAGTAGTATGGCACACCGTTCTGGAAAAATTCATTTTGATGATTTGCAATTAGAGCATCATTACAATCCAGATGTGGCATATTCCCAATCCAAATTGGCATGTTTACTGTTTGCCTTTGAACTTCACAAACGTAGTATAGCTTCAAACTGGGGAATTACTAGCATTGGTGTTCATCCTGGTGGCGTTGCAACAGAATTAATAGAGAACGGCCCTGGTAAAACTTTTTACACTAGATTGATTTATCACACACTCCAAATGCCTAGTCAAGGAGTTAGAGCGTCTTTACTTGCTGCCACTTCACCAGAAGTCAGAAGTGGTGCTTTTTATGGACCTACAAAACTTATGGAAATATACGGATATCCTAAATTAGTGAAACCAGCAAAACAGGCATTAGATGCTAATGTATCCGCAAAATTGTGGGAGTTATCATGTCAATTGGTTCATGTAGACCTAAAGGAAAAATATACTAGTGGCAAAAGAAAGTAA
- a CDS encoding GNAT family N-acetyltransferase — MENIRKMTLEDTQQMFELAAYAFNSETTEKRRKRFDWVTERSACYGSFDGEQLTSQLLATPFITNFHGVEYKMAGIGCVSSYPEYRGQGGITALMKKMLADLAEEKTALSYLAPFSYPFYRRYGYEQIFEQIEYTIDPINWPNIRAVAGKVHRTGWEQAKEVIDSIYSQIAEVQRGGLKREDWWQEYKFALGNDYRFAIYENEQGKAEGYVVYQTNVERFTIIEWQALSQAGYMALARFIGSHNGATHQFYFKKGFTGEDLSWLIPSPLLDMHLKPYMMGRIVDFQTFLSDYPFKASSSENIFYLNVTDEFGSWNEGVWELKVVNGKAEIRKVKESVDEKSLSATIQSWTQLFMGYRSGAILHFHQRLVGEEAQVEKLAALLPAGKPILEDYF; from the coding sequence GTGGAAAATATTCGTAAAATGACACTAGAAGATACACAGCAAATGTTTGAGCTGGCGGCCTATGCATTCAACTCAGAAACAACAGAGAAACGTAGAAAACGCTTTGATTGGGTCACTGAACGCTCAGCTTGCTATGGATCTTTTGATGGTGAGCAGCTGACGAGTCAATTATTGGCTACGCCATTTATAACGAACTTTCATGGTGTTGAATATAAGATGGCCGGAATTGGTTGTGTTTCTTCTTATCCTGAGTATAGAGGGCAAGGCGGGATTACGGCGTTAATGAAAAAAATGCTGGCAGATTTGGCAGAGGAGAAAACAGCATTATCGTATCTAGCGCCGTTTTCATACCCTTTTTATCGCCGTTATGGCTACGAGCAGATTTTCGAACAGATCGAGTACACGATTGATCCAATAAATTGGCCAAATATCCGTGCAGTAGCTGGTAAAGTCCACCGTACGGGCTGGGAACAGGCTAAAGAGGTTATTGATTCGATTTACAGTCAAATAGCAGAGGTGCAGCGTGGTGGCTTGAAACGTGAAGACTGGTGGCAAGAATATAAATTTGCCTTAGGGAATGACTATCGCTTTGCAATTTATGAAAATGAGCAAGGAAAAGCAGAGGGTTATGTGGTCTATCAAACCAATGTAGAACGCTTTACGATCATTGAATGGCAAGCGTTAAGCCAAGCAGGCTATATGGCGTTGGCGAGATTTATTGGATCACACAATGGGGCAACTCATCAATTTTATTTCAAAAAAGGATTTACTGGTGAAGATTTGAGCTGGTTGATTCCGTCGCCATTGTTAGATATGCATCTTAAGCCTTATATGATGGGACGAATTGTTGATTTTCAAACGTTTTTATCCGATTATCCATTTAAAGCTTCCAGCTCAGAAAACATTTTTTACTTAAACGTGACAGATGAGTTTGGTTCGTGGAATGAAGGCGTCTGGGAATTGAAAGTTGTCAATGGCAAAGCGGAGATACGTAAGGTGAAGGAATCAGTAGATGAAAAGAGCCTAAGTGCAACGATTCAAAGCTGGACACAGCTCTTTATGGGGTATCGTTCAGGTGCAATCCTTCACTTCCATCAACGATTGGTTGGCGAAGAAGCACAGGTTGAAAAGTTAGCGGCACTGCTGCCAGCAGGAAAACCAATATTAGAAGACTATTTTTGA
- a CDS encoding DUF3284 domain-containing protein — protein MEIVKKLNVPATYFFDKVIESILFDVNRSTGKKMKPMQLNNFEYVKEFSKNSRAKIKIEKLVENETYAYRTSTVKNEYFAQYTVKPVDENSCEVHYTEKMESFGTLQKMNDAVVGMLIGFLKKRQFKKMLQQIESSY, from the coding sequence ATGGAAATCGTTAAAAAATTGAATGTACCAGCCACCTATTTTTTTGACAAAGTGATTGAATCGATTTTGTTTGATGTAAATCGAAGTACTGGTAAAAAAATGAAACCCATGCAATTAAATAATTTTGAATATGTGAAGGAGTTTTCTAAAAATAGCCGAGCAAAAATCAAGATTGAAAAATTGGTGGAAAATGAAACCTATGCATATAGAACGTCTACTGTAAAAAATGAGTATTTTGCTCAGTATACGGTTAAACCGGTGGATGAAAATTCTTGTGAAGTACATTATACCGAAAAAATGGAATCCTTTGGAACGTTGCAAAAGATGAATGATGCGGTTGTGGGGATGTTGATAGGTTTTCTTAAGAAGAGACAGTTTAAAAAGATGCTTCAGCAGATAGAAAGTTCTTATTAA
- a CDS encoding DUF3188 domain-containing protein produces the protein MLKNGLFLMSIGLLIFVYSANAKTGVYDFLSIITAASLFGAGLFFFLKGRKREKQEQQTEVKENGNR, from the coding sequence ATGTTAAAAAATGGACTGTTCTTGATGAGTATAGGGTTGTTGATTTTTGTGTATAGTGCAAATGCGAAAACAGGCGTATATGACTTTTTAAGCATTATCACTGCGGCATCACTTTTTGGCGCTGGATTATTTTTCTTTTTAAAAGGGAGAAAACGAGAGAAACAAGAACAACAAACTGAGGTGAAAGAGAATGGAAATCGTTAA